The segment TTTTCCAGTGTTTTCCTCACATTTTCAGCTAATCTCAAGTCCAACGCAGCTTTATCGTTTTTTTTATTAATGAAATACTTTTGGCTGTTCTGTTTTGCATGAGTTACTTTCCGCAGTAAGTCACGAGCAGATAACCGCATTGCCCCACGCTGCATAACCAGCCTTTGTTCCGCCCAATCCGATGTTGCCACCGCAATAGCCATTTCCCCGGGTAATTGATCAACCAGTTTTTCAATAATCATATCAGCAGTTTCCCCTTCACCACTGAAAATAACTTGGATTCCCGCCAGTGTTTCCCCGCGTTGGATACCACCCTTTACCAAGTGCGCGTCAAAAACCACCACAATTTCTATACCGGTAAATCCCCGATAGTCACTGAGTATTTGCAGCAATTTGTCCCTGGCGTGGGCATAACTGGTATTCTTGAGCGCAATTAATTCCGGCCAGGCGCTGATAACATTGTAGCCATCTACGATTAAAATGTCTTCCATTACATCACCTATCCGTCCAATCGCTGGCGTAATGCCTCAAAAATTACCACTGCAGCCGCGCTGGCAGCGTTTAAAGAATTTAACTTAC is part of the Metallumcola ferriviriculae genome and harbors:
- a CDS encoding NYN domain-containing protein, translating into MEDILIVDGYNVISAWPELIALKNTSYAHARDKLLQILSDYRGFTGIEIVVVFDAHLVKGGIQRGETLAGIQVIFSGEGETADMIIEKLVDQLPGEMAIAVATSDWAEQRLVMQRGAMRLSARDLLRKVTHAKQNSQKYFINKKNDKAALDLRLAENVRKTLEKWRRGK